A genomic region of Methanofollis fontis contains the following coding sequences:
- a CDS encoding CBS domain-containing protein, with the protein MTLMECCQVPVVSVPPETPVFDVAGIMAEQNVGSVVVVEEKKPVGIITDRDITVRVTAEGLDPKSVPVHAVMSAELLVLPGTTGLYQALLQIKAKGVRRVPVTDGAGALSGIITVDDVIRLLAQEMDGIASVIRSGSPVV; encoded by the coding sequence ATGACATTGATGGAATGTTGTCAGGTGCCGGTGGTGTCCGTGCCGCCGGAAACGCCGGTCTTCGATGTGGCAGGCATCATGGCAGAACAGAATGTTGGTTCGGTCGTGGTAGTGGAAGAGAAAAAGCCGGTGGGCATCATCACCGACCGGGACATCACCGTCCGGGTCACGGCGGAGGGGCTGGACCCGAAGAGCGTACCGGTGCATGCGGTGATGTCTGCTGAACTGCTGGTGCTGCCCGGAACAACGGGGCTCTACCAGGCGCTCCTGCAGATCAAGGCGAAGGGCGTGCGGCGGGTGCCGGTCACCGACGGTGCGGGTGCACTCTCCGGCATCATCACCGTGGACGATGTCATCCGTCTGCTTGCACAGGAGATGGACGGCATCGCATCGGTGATCCGATCGGGGAGTCCGGTCGTTTAA
- a CDS encoding Clp1/GlmU family protein, which translates to MVIPGPGWEEICDIAEGTVFLLGGTGAGKTTLAGYIRGQVGDGVAWIDGDPGQSAVGPPGTLGLTRPDGTVSLRFTGATSPSMAPLATLSALRCLLDEGKGGGASTVLVDSCGYIYGEGGVEFQRRSIEVLAPDQIIAIGSTAELNAILSPFMRRPGLRVHRLPVSPHARRRSQSARRRYRQERLLRWMEEAEVRRWGEEIIRAGFFPERPRGHIAAVCDPGGRVLTAGIILGVGRDMVVLAAPPPFAGEPAYFEAGRFRPGTGCLPSSLMASIPPYLYQDSQER; encoded by the coding sequence ATGGTCATCCCCGGGCCCGGATGGGAGGAGATCTGCGATATCGCCGAGGGCACCGTCTTTCTCCTGGGGGGGACGGGGGCCGGCAAGACCACCCTTGCCGGTTATATCAGGGGGCAGGTGGGCGACGGTGTCGCATGGATCGACGGCGATCCCGGTCAGTCGGCGGTCGGACCACCCGGCACCCTGGGCCTCACCCGCCCGGACGGCACCGTCTCCCTCAGGTTCACCGGGGCAACATCGCCCTCGATGGCGCCGCTCGCAACCCTTTCCGCCCTCAGGTGCCTGCTGGACGAGGGCAAAGGGGGAGGGGCATCGACAGTTCTGGTGGATTCGTGCGGATACATCTATGGCGAAGGGGGCGTGGAGTTCCAGCGCCGCTCGATCGAGGTGCTCGCACCGGACCAGATCATCGCCATCGGTTCAACGGCAGAACTCAATGCCATCCTCTCACCGTTCATGCGGCGTCCGGGGCTCCGCGTCCACCGACTGCCCGTCTCCCCCCATGCACGGCGGCGTTCACAGTCGGCACGGCGGCGCTACCGGCAGGAGCGCCTCCTCCGCTGGATGGAGGAGGCAGAGGTCCGTCGGTGGGGGGAGGAGATCATCAGGGCGGGGTTCTTCCCGGAGCGCCCCCGCGGCCACATCGCCGCGGTCTGCGATCCCGGTGGGCGGGTGCTGACGGCGGGCATCATCCTGGGGGTCGGGAGGGATATGGTGGTGCTTGCCGCGCCACCCCCATTCGCTGGAGAACCGGCCTATTTCGAGGCCGGACGGTTCAGACCGGGCACCGGTTGTCTTCCCTCTTCGCTTATGGCCTCCATTCCCCCATACCTATATCAGGACTCTCAGGAAAGGTGA
- the tsaA gene encoding tRNA (N6-threonylcarbamoyladenosine(37)-N6)-methyltransferase TrmO, which produces MECVAIGVCRSPYRQVGDAPRQGRLVDTESEIEVFPEYRAGLSDVERCSHLIVLYWQDRADRTALSATPPGEVRSRGVFSTRSPNRPNPIAFSVVDLLSIEDGVLRVRGLDALDGSPLLDIKPYSSAVDAIEGAGVDWMRQMSPHPVGRD; this is translated from the coding sequence ATGGAATGTGTGGCAATCGGGGTCTGCAGGTCCCCGTACAGGCAGGTCGGCGATGCCCCGCGACAGGGGCGTCTTGTCGATACGGAGAGCGAGATCGAGGTGTTTCCCGAATACCGGGCGGGCCTCTCGGATGTGGAACGGTGCAGCCATCTGATCGTGCTCTACTGGCAGGACCGCGCCGACCGGACGGCGCTCAGCGCAACGCCGCCGGGCGAGGTCAGATCGCGGGGCGTGTTCTCGACCCGCTCCCCGAACCGCCCGAACCCGATCGCCTTCTCGGTGGTCGATCTTCTTTCAATCGAGGACGGAGTGTTGCGGGTGCGCGGCCTGGATGCACTGGACGGTTCGCCGCTCCTGGACATCAAGCCCTACTCCTCGGCGGTGGACGCCATCGAAGGGGCGGGAGTGGACTGGATGCGGCAGATGTCGCCGCACCCCGTCGGCAGGGATTGA
- a CDS encoding aldehyde ferredoxin oxidoreductase family protein, translating to MKGYANRLLYVDLTGETVRPGPYPDDLKRDYLGGRGLGVRLLSEMIDASTEPLGPENVLIVASGPLSGSGVPLGSRFDVITRSPLNGTITSANSGGFFGKELKRAGVDGIIISGRAKRPTYLWIHNGETELRDGSAHWGKRVSETVQDIENETMGPKTEVFCIGPAGENLSPIASIMNETFRSAGRGGVGAVMGSKNLKAIAVRGEGTIEVADREALDEVNAAARAKLRENPVTGKGLPTYGTAVLVNIINEHHILPIKNFQSAHDPEASTVSGEELADRYLKSKKCCYSCMVCCGRQSEIDGVEGDGPEYETVWAFGPNLGCHDLGMAIRANNLCNELGLDTISIGGTLATAMEMTERGYADAGIRFGECEKVEDLITAIGLRQGIGDELAEGSYSFAARHGHPEVSMTVKRQELPAYDPRGLQGHGLAYATSVRGGDHVYGYMISPEVLGLPEALDPFTSTGKAEWTKIFQDLTAAIDASGICLFTSFALTAEDYATLIRGVTGMEITADDLMRIGERIWNLQRLWNLRAGYTKADDTLPHRLLTEPLREGAPAGRVWEREPLLSEYYAVRGWDEDGVPTAKKLAELGISTFGAAVTSKTERVPVR from the coding sequence ATGAAAGGCTACGCAAACAGACTGCTCTATGTCGACCTGACAGGGGAGACGGTGCGTCCGGGCCCCTATCCCGACGACCTGAAACGAGACTACCTTGGCGGGAGGGGTCTTGGCGTCCGCCTCCTCTCCGAGATGATCGATGCCTCGACCGAACCGCTCGGTCCGGAGAACGTCCTGATCGTCGCCAGTGGACCGCTGAGCGGGAGCGGGGTGCCGCTCGGATCCAGATTCGACGTGATTACGAGATCACCGCTCAACGGGACGATCACCAGCGCCAACTCAGGTGGGTTCTTCGGGAAGGAACTCAAACGTGCGGGTGTTGATGGCATCATCATCAGCGGACGGGCGAAACGACCGACCTATCTCTGGATCCATAATGGCGAGACCGAACTGAGGGACGGATCCGCCCACTGGGGAAAACGGGTGAGCGAAACCGTGCAGGACATCGAGAACGAGACAATGGGACCCAAGACCGAGGTGTTCTGCATCGGCCCTGCGGGTGAGAACCTGAGCCCGATCGCATCGATCATGAACGAGACCTTCCGCTCGGCAGGACGGGGCGGCGTCGGGGCGGTGATGGGGTCCAAGAACCTCAAGGCGATCGCGGTCCGGGGGGAGGGGACCATCGAGGTGGCCGATCGAGAAGCCCTGGATGAGGTAAACGCAGCGGCGCGCGCAAAACTGCGGGAGAACCCGGTGACCGGCAAGGGGCTACCGACCTACGGAACGGCGGTGCTTGTCAACATCATCAACGAACACCACATCCTGCCGATAAAAAACTTCCAGAGCGCTCATGACCCCGAGGCCTCCACGGTATCAGGTGAGGAACTCGCCGACCGCTACCTCAAGTCAAAGAAGTGCTGCTACTCGTGCATGGTCTGCTGCGGGCGGCAGTCGGAGATCGATGGTGTCGAAGGGGACGGACCGGAGTATGAGACCGTCTGGGCGTTCGGCCCGAATCTCGGCTGCCACGACCTCGGTATGGCGATCAGGGCAAACAACCTCTGCAACGAACTGGGACTGGACACGATCTCTATCGGCGGGACGCTCGCCACCGCCATGGAGATGACCGAGCGCGGCTATGCTGATGCCGGGATCCGTTTCGGCGAGTGCGAAAAAGTCGAAGACCTCATCACCGCCATCGGTCTCAGGCAGGGGATCGGTGACGAACTCGCGGAGGGGAGTTATTCCTTTGCTGCACGCCACGGACATCCCGAAGTATCGATGACGGTAAAACGGCAGGAACTTCCGGCCTACGACCCCAGGGGGCTGCAGGGGCACGGACTTGCATACGCCACCTCGGTGCGTGGCGGCGATCATGTCTACGGCTACATGATCTCGCCGGAGGTGCTCGGGCTCCCCGAGGCGCTGGATCCCTTCACGAGCACAGGGAAGGCAGAGTGGACAAAGATTTTCCAGGACCTCACCGCCGCAATCGACGCATCCGGGATCTGCCTCTTCACCTCATTCGCCCTCACCGCAGAGGACTACGCCACCCTGATCCGGGGGGTCACCGGCATGGAGATCACCGCCGACGACCTGATGCGGATCGGGGAGCGGATCTGGAACCTCCAGAGGCTCTGGAACCTGCGGGCCGGATATACCAAGGCGGACGACACCCTGCCCCACCGCCTGCTCACCGAACCCCTGCGGGAGGGCGCACCCGCCGGACGGGTCTGGGAACGCGAACCGCTGCTCTCAGAATATTATGCAGTCCGGGGATGGGACGAAGACGGCGTGCCGACGGCGAAGAAACTCGCAGAACTGGGGATCAGTACGTTCGGTGCGGCGGTAACGAGCAAAACAGAGAGAGTGCCGGTCCGCTGA
- a CDS encoding ammonium transporter, producing MTIDTGDTAFVFISTALVMLMTPAVGLFYGGLVRRKNIISMIALSFIAFSLVTVQWMFIGYTLVFGTDIGGLIGGLDHLALAGVGMDGEGIPDLLFMGFQLTFAGVTLAIITSGAAERVKISSFILFGLLWTTLVYDPIAHWAWGGGWAQTMGVLDLAGGMAVEICSGFAALALAMVIGKRTGYGTYSMEPHNIPLTLIGGALLWFGWFGFNAGSVLAADGAAANALITTNAAAAAGALAWLFATWYRGRASSVGMVSGAIAGLVAITPAASFVDPMGALAIGAVAGLLCYGAMLLRMKKRLDESLDAWAVHGVGGVWGTIATGIFAVAAVGGTAGLIGGNASQVLIQFIATIASIAYAFGVTYALAWIIDRTIGLRVTEEEEYVGLDISQHGESLQM from the coding sequence ATGACCATCGATACGGGCGACACAGCATTTGTCTTCATCAGCACCGCACTGGTCATGCTGATGACCCCGGCCGTCGGACTCTTCTATGGCGGCCTCGTCAGACGCAAGAACATCATATCGATGATCGCACTCTCCTTCATCGCATTCTCCCTCGTCACCGTGCAATGGATGTTCATCGGATACACCCTCGTCTTCGGCACAGACATCGGAGGGCTGATCGGGGGTCTCGATCACCTTGCCCTCGCCGGCGTCGGCATGGACGGCGAGGGGATCCCGGACCTGCTGTTCATGGGATTCCAGCTCACGTTTGCAGGCGTGACCCTTGCAATCATCACATCCGGCGCCGCCGAACGGGTGAAGATCAGTTCGTTCATCCTCTTCGGACTGCTCTGGACGACCCTCGTCTATGACCCGATCGCGCACTGGGCATGGGGCGGCGGATGGGCCCAGACAATGGGCGTGCTCGACCTCGCCGGAGGAATGGCAGTCGAAATCTGCTCCGGGTTCGCCGCCCTCGCCCTTGCGATGGTGATCGGGAAGAGGACCGGATACGGCACATACTCGATGGAGCCGCACAACATCCCCCTCACCCTCATCGGCGGCGCACTCCTCTGGTTCGGGTGGTTCGGCTTCAATGCAGGCAGCGTCCTGGCAGCAGACGGGGCGGCGGCCAACGCCCTCATCACCACAAATGCGGCGGCGGCGGCAGGCGCCCTCGCCTGGTTGTTCGCCACCTGGTACCGCGGCAGGGCAAGTTCGGTCGGGATGGTCTCCGGCGCCATCGCAGGACTGGTGGCAATCACCCCTGCTGCAAGCTTTGTCGATCCGATGGGCGCCCTTGCCATCGGCGCCGTCGCCGGTCTGCTCTGCTACGGGGCGATGCTGCTGCGCATGAAAAAACGCCTCGATGAAAGCCTTGACGCCTGGGCAGTCCACGGCGTGGGCGGCGTCTGGGGCACCATCGCAACGGGAATTTTTGCCGTGGCAGCAGTCGGAGGCACCGCCGGACTCATCGGAGGAAATGCTTCCCAGGTACTCATCCAGTTTATCGCCACCATCGCCTCGATCGCCTACGCCTTCGGAGTCACCTATGCCCTCGCATGGATCATCGACCGCACCATCGGGCTGCGAGTGACCGAAGAGGAAGAATACGTCGGGCTGGACATATCGCAGCATGGAGAGTCCCTCCAGATGTAA
- a CDS encoding ribonuclease HI family protein has protein sequence MTGEDGFRVYTDGASRGNPGRAACAYIIVQGDRVLCERSIYLGVTTNNVAEYRAVIAALTTAQEYTDGPVTLYSDSELVVRQLTGVYRVNKEHLKDLHAEVLRCTAHFSSVVFEAVRRTDPWIRRADELCNLELDRGQSG, from the coding sequence ATGACCGGCGAGGATGGGTTCAGGGTCTACACTGACGGGGCGTCCCGCGGCAATCCGGGCCGTGCTGCCTGCGCCTATATTATCGTTCAGGGTGACAGGGTGCTGTGTGAGCGGTCCATCTACCTCGGGGTCACGACAAACAACGTTGCCGAGTATCGCGCCGTCATTGCCGCCCTTACGACGGCACAGGAGTACACCGACGGTCCTGTAACCCTCTACTCCGACAGCGAACTGGTGGTCCGTCAGCTCACCGGCGTATACCGCGTGAACAAGGAGCACCTGAAAGACCTCCATGCCGAGGTGCTCAGGTGCACCGCCCACTTCTCCTCCGTCGTCTTCGAGGCGGTCCGGCGGACCGACCCCTGGATCCGGCGGGCGGACGAACTCTGCAACCTCGAACTGGACCGGGGGCAGAGCGGATGA
- a CDS encoding Mrp/NBP35 family ATP-binding protein, with protein sequence MAENGKTQEECSGNCATCSSAQKEACDSPQKGLPPKAKIDVEHVILVLSGKGGVGKTTVSVNLASALAKTGKSVGLLDLDIHGPNVPKMVGAEGQKLMVMGDKIEPIRVTGTLSVVSMEFLLPDADTPVIWRGPMKMSAIKQFLEDVNWGPLDYLVVDLPPGTGDEALTIVQLAPNIEGAVIVTTPQEVSTMDSKKAANFVEKLDLPVLGVIENMSGLICPDCGKEIEIFGKGGGEKAAQELGVPFLGAIPIDPEVRKAGDEGRPFINLRADSPSWKAIDTVMENLVKLVEG encoded by the coding sequence ATGGCAGAAAACGGAAAGACGCAGGAAGAATGTTCGGGCAACTGCGCAACCTGCTCGAGCGCCCAGAAGGAAGCATGCGACTCCCCGCAGAAGGGGCTTCCGCCCAAGGCGAAGATCGACGTGGAGCATGTGATCCTCGTTCTTTCGGGCAAGGGCGGTGTCGGAAAGACGACTGTCTCGGTAAACCTGGCGTCCGCTCTTGCCAAGACCGGCAAGAGCGTCGGCCTCCTTGACCTCGATATCCACGGCCCGAATGTGCCCAAGATGGTCGGTGCGGAGGGCCAGAAGTTGATGGTGATGGGCGACAAGATCGAACCCATCCGCGTCACCGGCACCCTCTCTGTTGTCTCCATGGAGTTCCTTCTCCCTGACGCCGACACGCCGGTGATCTGGCGCGGCCCGATGAAGATGTCGGCGATCAAGCAGTTCCTGGAGGACGTCAACTGGGGCCCCCTGGACTACCTGGTCGTCGATCTCCCGCCCGGCACCGGTGACGAGGCCCTCACCATCGTGCAGCTCGCACCCAATATCGAGGGTGCCGTCATTGTCACCACCCCGCAGGAGGTCTCGACGATGGACTCCAAGAAGGCTGCGAATTTTGTCGAAAAACTCGATCTGCCGGTCCTCGGTGTTATTGAGAATATGAGCGGTCTGATCTGTCCCGACTGCGGGAAAGAGATCGAGATCTTCGGCAAGGGCGGCGGCGAGAAGGCGGCGCAGGAACTTGGCGTGCCGTTCCTCGGTGCAATCCCCATCGATCCCGAGGTGCGCAAGGCGGGCGATGAAGGAAGACCGTTCATCAACCTGCGTGCGGATTCCCCCTCCTGGAAGGCGATCGACACCGTGATGGAGAACCTGGTCAAACTTGTCGAGGGTTGA
- a CDS encoding YbhB/YbcL family Raf kinase inhibitor-like protein: MAEQTGLKRIVVRLDFVEFPKRHTCDGEGVSPRLIIEGMEAPSIALIVHNPYEEGCSFSPWCAWNIEPLRFSDGTAVIPEGIAPEPEVSFPVRMVQGRNDYGRIGYQGPCPPAGETHRYYFRIYGLDGDLPLPPGSVQHELVAAMRGHGLEYGETVAMYTRT; encoded by the coding sequence ATGGCAGAACAGACGGGACTGAAACGGATCGTCGTCCGCCTCGACTTCGTCGAGTTCCCGAAACGGCACACCTGCGACGGGGAGGGGGTCTCGCCGCGGCTGATCATCGAGGGGATGGAGGCGCCCTCCATTGCACTGATCGTCCACAACCCCTATGAGGAGGGTTGTTCGTTCTCCCCATGGTGTGCGTGGAACATCGAACCGCTCCGCTTCTCGGACGGCACCGCCGTGATCCCGGAGGGGATTGCGCCCGAACCCGAGGTGTCGTTCCCGGTGCGGATGGTGCAGGGCAGAAACGACTACGGCCGCATCGGCTATCAGGGACCGTGCCCGCCGGCAGGGGAGACGCACCGCTATTACTTCAGGATCTACGGGCTCGACGGCGACCTCCCGCTCCCGCCGGGTTCAGTGCAGCACGAACTGGTGGCGGCGATGCGCGGCCACGGACTGGAATATGGCGAGACGGTTGCAATGTATACGAGAACCTGA
- a CDS encoding FMN-binding glutamate synthase family protein: MNLRQPNANEAVGTSNRSRNVVPMSGLCTRCVDGCKGNCDIWLSSFRGREVLYPGPFGEITAGADKNYPIDFSHLNIQGYAVGARGLPEGTEIGPDSAVFSAVDTETEYGWDIKVPLRVPIFTGALGSTEIARANWEHFAVGAAISGITLVCGENVCGIDPALERDHNGKVSKSPEMDRRIETYRKFHEGFGEILVQMNVEDTRLGTAEYVASKHNLETIELKWGQGAKCIGGEIKVKSLERALELKKRGYIVLPDPTVPSVQEAFKAGAIKEFERHSRLGFVTQEGFLEEVDRLRDIGFKRVTLKTGAYSMKELAMAIKYSSEAKIDLLTIDGAPGGTGMSPWPMMEEWGVPTFYIEALTYEFCERLKARGIRTPDIAIAGGIADEANAFKVLAMGAPYVKAVCMGRALMIPGMVGKNIQKWLDAGELPKTVSKFGSSVEEIFVSYEELKEKYGERMSEIPLGAIALYTYSQKFKTGMQQIMAGSRNFSLSSVSRDDLMSLTPEAAQVSGIPYVMDAFRDAAEEILDA; encoded by the coding sequence ATGAATCTTAGACAACCGAATGCAAACGAAGCAGTCGGGACCTCCAACCGTTCCCGGAACGTTGTCCCGATGTCTGGCCTCTGCACACGCTGTGTTGACGGCTGTAAAGGCAATTGTGACATCTGGCTCTCCTCGTTCCGCGGGCGCGAGGTCCTCTATCCCGGCCCCTTCGGTGAGATCACCGCCGGTGCCGACAAGAACTATCCGATCGACTTCTCCCACCTGAATATCCAGGGATATGCGGTGGGTGCCCGCGGCCTGCCCGAGGGCACCGAGATTGGCCCGGATTCGGCCGTTTTCTCGGCCGTCGACACCGAGACCGAGTACGGCTGGGATATCAAGGTCCCGTTGCGTGTCCCGATCTTCACCGGGGCCCTGGGCTCGACCGAGATCGCCCGCGCCAACTGGGAGCACTTTGCTGTCGGCGCCGCCATCTCCGGTATCACCCTTGTGTGCGGTGAGAACGTCTGCGGCATCGACCCGGCGCTTGAGCGGGACCACAACGGCAAGGTCTCGAAGTCTCCCGAGATGGACCGGCGTATTGAGACCTACAGGAAGTTCCACGAGGGCTTTGGCGAGATCCTTGTCCAGATGAACGTCGAGGACACCCGTCTCGGCACCGCAGAGTACGTCGCCTCCAAGCACAACCTGGAAACCATCGAGCTGAAATGGGGTCAGGGTGCAAAGTGCATCGGCGGCGAGATCAAGGTGAAGTCCCTTGAGCGCGCCCTCGAGCTGAAGAAGCGCGGCTACATCGTCCTGCCTGATCCGACCGTACCCTCGGTCCAGGAGGCCTTCAAGGCCGGTGCGATCAAGGAGTTCGAGCGCCACTCCCGCCTCGGGTTTGTGACCCAGGAGGGCTTCCTGGAGGAGGTCGACCGTCTCCGCGACATCGGCTTCAAGCGCGTCACCCTCAAGACCGGCGCCTACTCCATGAAGGAGCTTGCCATGGCGATCAAGTACTCCTCTGAGGCGAAGATCGACCTGCTCACCATCGACGGCGCACCGGGCGGCACCGGCATGAGCCCGTGGCCGATGATGGAGGAATGGGGCGTTCCGACCTTCTACATCGAGGCACTCACCTACGAGTTCTGCGAGCGGCTGAAGGCGCGGGGCATCCGCACTCCGGATATCGCCATCGCTGGCGGCATTGCCGATGAGGCAAACGCATTCAAGGTGCTCGCCATGGGTGCGCCCTACGTCAAGGCCGTCTGCATGGGTCGCGCCCTGATGATCCCGGGCATGGTCGGCAAGAACATCCAGAAGTGGCTTGACGCCGGGGAACTCCCGAAGACTGTCTCCAAGTTCGGTTCCTCCGTCGAGGAGATCTTCGTCTCCTACGAGGAACTCAAGGAGAAGTACGGCGAGCGCATGTCAGAGATCCCGCTCGGCGCCATTGCCCTCTACACCTATTCGCAGAAGTTCAAGACCGGCATGCAGCAGATCATGGCCGGTTCGAGGAACTTCAGCCTCTCGTCGGTCTCCAGGGACGACCTGATGTCCCTGACGCCCGAGGCCGCGCAGGTCTCCGGCATCCCGTACGTCATGGATGCGTTCCGCGACGCCGCCGAGGAGATCCTCGACGCCTGA
- a CDS encoding P-II family nitrogen regulator, producing the protein MKMIIAVIRPEKFGQVEAALAEKGFHAMTVSEVRGRGEQKGISLQSRGGPVKVDLLPKIRIEMAVSATFAETVVQIIREAARTGRIGDGKVFVLPLDMAAKVRTEEVSI; encoded by the coding sequence ATGAAGATGATCATCGCGGTGATCCGCCCGGAAAAATTCGGACAGGTGGAGGCGGCCCTGGCAGAGAAAGGTTTCCATGCCATGACCGTCTCGGAGGTGCGGGGCAGGGGAGAACAGAAAGGGATCTCCCTCCAGTCCCGCGGCGGTCCGGTGAAGGTCGATCTCCTCCCCAAGATCAGGATCGAGATGGCGGTGTCGGCGACCTTTGCCGAGACCGTCGTCCAGATCATCAGGGAGGCGGCCCGGACCGGCAGGATAGGGGACGGAAAGGTGTTTGTCCTGCCCCTGGACATGGCTGCCAAGGTCAGGACCGAGGAGGTGAGCATCTAG
- a CDS encoding ammonium transporter — protein sequence MAIDTGDTAFILICTALVMLMTPGVGLFYGGLVRRKNIISMIALAFIAFSVVSLQWILFGYSLAFGHDIGGIIGGLDFIGLSGVGMDGDGIPDLLFMVFQLVFAGLTLAIVTSGAAERVKVSSFIIFGLLWTTLVYDPLAHWAWGGGWAASLGALDFAGGTVVHISSGFAALALALVIGRRVGFGTYSMDPHNIPLTLIGGALLWFGWFGFNAGSALAADGLAASAFVVTNTSAAAGALAWLVASWFRGRPSSLGMISGAIAGLVAITPAAGFVDPLSAIVIGAIGGLICYGAMLFRLHRGLDESLDAWAVHGMGGLWGAIATGIFAVAAVGGVDGLIYGNVNQFLIQVLDAGVSVIYAFSVTYALAWIVDKTIGLRVTEEEEYVGLDISQHGESTQA from the coding sequence ATGGCAATCGACACCGGCGATACCGCCTTCATCCTCATCTGCACCGCCCTTGTCATGCTGATGACGCCCGGCGTGGGACTGTTCTACGGCGGTCTGGTCAGGCGCAAAAATATCATCTCCATGATCGCCCTGGCATTCATCGCCTTCTCGGTGGTCTCACTCCAGTGGATCCTCTTCGGCTACTCCCTCGCCTTTGGACACGACATCGGCGGAATCATCGGAGGTCTTGATTTCATCGGCCTCTCCGGTGTGGGCATGGACGGTGACGGCATCCCCGACCTGCTGTTCATGGTGTTCCAGCTCGTCTTTGCCGGATTGACACTGGCCATCGTCACCTCCGGTGCGGCCGAACGGGTGAAAGTGAGCTCTTTCATCATATTCGGGCTGCTCTGGACGACACTGGTCTACGATCCCCTCGCCCACTGGGCATGGGGCGGCGGATGGGCCGCATCGCTCGGCGCCCTCGACTTTGCCGGCGGCACTGTCGTCCACATATCCTCGGGCTTTGCAGCGCTTGCGCTGGCACTCGTGATCGGTCGGCGGGTGGGATTCGGCACCTACTCGATGGACCCGCATAACATCCCCCTCACCCTCATCGGCGGCGCACTCCTCTGGTTCGGGTGGTTCGGGTTCAACGCCGGTTCGGCACTCGCCGCCGACGGGCTTGCGGCAAGCGCCTTCGTGGTCACGAACACCTCGGCAGCCGCCGGCGCCCTCGCATGGCTTGTCGCCTCATGGTTCCGCGGCCGACCGAGCTCGCTCGGAATGATCTCCGGAGCCATCGCCGGACTGGTCGCCATCACACCGGCCGCCGGTTTCGTCGACCCGCTCTCGGCGATCGTCATCGGCGCCATCGGCGGACTGATCTGCTACGGGGCGATGCTCTTCAGGCTCCACAGAGGACTCGACGAGAGCCTGGACGCATGGGCAGTACACGGCATGGGCGGCCTCTGGGGAGCAATCGCCACCGGCATCTTTGCAGTGGCGGCAGTTGGAGGCGTTGATGGCCTCATCTATGGGAATGTCAACCAGTTCCTGATACAGGTCCTGGATGCAGGCGTATCGGTCATCTACGCCTTCAGCGTTACCTATGCACTCGCATGGATCGTCGACAAAACCATCGGACTGCGGGTGACGGAAGAAGAGGAATATGTCGGTCTCGACATATCACAGCACGGCGAGTCCACACAGGCTTGA
- the cas4 gene encoding CRISPR-associated protein Cas4: protein MINLIEGVLLLLLASIGVFIFAIRRHYAIREVRDQYGIPEGELLYTDLDHPAEVLFSEKYRISGRPDYILRDEMTGDHIPVEVKSGRAKKPYWNHILQVAAYCLLVEEHYHTRVPYGVLVYGDGEQHRIDFTEDLRRQVLSTVDAMRECCAGTPVRRNHNASVRCRNCAYSDECRYCLGDM from the coding sequence GTGATCAACCTCATCGAAGGGGTGCTCCTCCTCCTTCTTGCGTCAATTGGCGTGTTTATTTTTGCAATCCGGAGGCATTACGCCATCAGGGAGGTGCGCGACCAGTACGGCATCCCTGAGGGCGAGCTCCTCTATACCGATCTCGATCACCCGGCAGAGGTGCTCTTCTCGGAGAAATACCGGATATCCGGGCGCCCCGACTATATCCTGCGAGACGAGATGACCGGCGACCATATCCCGGTGGAAGTGAAGAGCGGGCGTGCGAAGAAGCCCTACTGGAACCATATCCTGCAGGTTGCCGCATACTGCCTGCTTGTGGAGGAGCACTACCATACCCGCGTCCCCTATGGCGTGCTGGTCTATGGCGACGGCGAGCAGCACCGCATCGATTTCACGGAGGATCTCAGGCGGCAGGTGCTCTCCACCGTGGATGCGATGCGGGAGTGCTGCGCAGGGACGCCGGTGCGCCGGAACCATAATGCGTCGGTGCGCTGCCGGAACTGTGCCTACAGCGATGAATGCAGGTATTGTTTAGGTGATATGTGA